The sequence CATAGTAAGGATTAATTCCCATAGCTTTTCCAATTGAAAAACAAATAACACCTATAGTAGCAGCAGTTCCAAGAGAGGTCCCTATTAAAACTGAAAGTATAGAACAAAGTAAAAAAGTGAGTAGTATTAAAATTGAGGGAGAAATTAATTTTGAACCCATATAGACAATAAAAGCTATTGTCCCAGAAGCTCTCCATAGTGCAGTAATCATTCCTATAAAAATGAAAACTAATAATATATTTTTTACTGTTAATACTCCTTCAAAAGATTTTTTAATTAAAACTATTAAATTATGTCCTTTCATAAATCCATAACTTATAAAAATTAAATAACCAATAATAAGTGCATATACTACTGAATACTTTAATAAAAGACAAACTATGAGTGATAATGAAAATAATAAAATTACAATAATGCTTCCCATGAAAAAATCCCCTATACTCCTTTTATTTTAGTTTAAAAATCTTAATTTTATTATACTTTAAATTTTATCTTTTTAAAAGTATTTTACTTGTGATATAATTATTTATAGTAAAAGAATAATTTTATTTATTGAGGGGGAAAAAATGTTTGGATTATTTGGAGGAAAAAAGAAAAAGAATTTATGAGTGATAGTAGTAAAGTATATTTTCATATTTATTGTGCTAAAAATATTACTATTGATAATCAAAAATTTTCTGAGTTAGAACATATAAAAGGTGATGATTTAGAAGGTGTAATAAAGGTATCTACTGACAAACATACAATTACTGCTAACTACGATTTACCTTCTAACAGTATATTTAATTCAAGAATAAAAGCAAAAGACATATCTATCAGTTGTCCTATACTAGAAGCAGGAAAGCATTATGTTATTGCAATTTATGAAGTAACTCCAGAAATAGCTTCAACAGAAGAAAATACTTATATGGATTATGTACTTGCTGAAGAATTAGAAAAAGGTTATAGTATTTGTTTATATAGAATGAAATAAAAGGAGGATGTTAATGAGAATAAGGTTATCAGGTGAAGTAGGTGGAATGATTATTGTAATTTTCACTGGTATTATTGCTGCTGCAATTATTGATGGAATCTTATCATTTATTGAGAAACATGTAGTTAAAGATAATGAAGGAGGGAAAAAAATGTTTTCTCTCATAAGAAAAGTCAATTGGATTTTCTTTATACTATTTATTGTTCTTGATTTAACAAATGTCTTTCCATTGATTAGAACTATTTTATTTGCAATACTTTCACGTCAATAAAATATAAAAAACTGCACCAAAATTGGAAAATTAAGGTGCAGTTTTTTATAAATTTTAATATTTAACTGGTACATATAGAGTTCCTATATCTTTACGATAATAATTATCTTTAAATGAAATTTCCTTTACATTTTTATAAGCTTCTTCAATAGCTTTTTCTAAACTATCTTTGATAGAAACTACATTTAAAACTCTACCACCATTAGTATAGAATTTATCATTTTCTTCTTTTACTCCTGCAAAGAAAATTTTATTATCAGATTTATTTGAATCAAATTTCTCTAAACCACTTATAAAATTTCCTTTTTCATATTTAACTGGATATCCACCTGCTGCCATAACCACACAACAAGCTGATTTATCTTCCCAATCAATTTTTATATTTTTTAAATCTTTATTTAAAGCGGAATTAATTACATTTAAAAAATCAGATTTCATTAAAGGTAAAACTGCTTGTGTTTCAGGGTCGCCCATTCTCATATTATATTCAAGTAGATATACTTCTCCATTAGCAACCATTAAACCAAAAAATATTATTCCTACAAAATTCATTTTCTCAGCTTTGATACCTTTTAAAGTAGGATTTAATATATTTTGTATAAATTTTTCTTCAATAGTTTTTGTATAATATGGATTAGGTGCAATTACTCCCATACCTCCTGTATTTAAACCTGTTTCTTTTTCAGAAATTTTTTTATGATCCTTAGCAGATATAAAAGGTATTATCACCTCTGAATCTGTAATAGATAAAACAGAAATTTCAACACCATCTAAAAATTCTTCAATTACAACAGTATCTCCTGCAGCAGCAAATACTTTATTAGTCATCATATCATTTAAAGTTTCTTCTGCTTCTTTTCTATTTTGTGCAATTACAACACCCTTTCCTGCCGCAAGACCACTTGCTTTTATTACAACTGGATAAGAGATTTTATCTAAATATTTTATAGCTTTTTCCTTATCAATAAAAGATTGATATTTAGCTGTCTTAACTCCATATTTTTGCATAAAATCTTTAGCAAAGGCTTTTGAACCTTCAAGCATTGCAGCCTCTTTATTTGGTCCAAATATAGTCAAATTATTTTCTTGAAATTTATCAACTATACCATCAACTAATAATTCCTCACTTCCAACTATTGTTAAATCAACTTTTTCTTTTATTGCAAAATTTAAAATATCATCAGAAGTTTTTAAATTAATATTTTCACAGTTTTTTATAACTTTATTATAGGCATTACCTGATGCAGCAAATATTTTATCTACTTTTGAATTTTGAGAAATTTTCCATGCTATTGCATGCTCTCTCCCACCAGAACCAACTATTAAAACTTTCATTATTCCTCCATTAATTTTAATGTTTAAAGTGTCTTAATTTTGAGAATATCATAGAAATATTATTTCTATCACATTCTTCAATAGAATCTTTATCATTTACAGAACCACTAGGTTGAATTATAGCTTTAACTCCATTCTTAGCTGCTAATTCAATAACATCTTTAAATGGAAAAAATGCATCTGAAGAAAGTACAACATCTGTTGCATTAAATCTTTCTTTTGCTCTTTCTAATGCTTTTTCAGCAGCCCAAATTCTACTTACTTCTCCTCCACCTATTCCTAATGTTTGTAAATTTTTAGCTACAACAATAGCATTTGATTTTACAAATTTTACTACTTTTAAAGCAAAAATTAAATCTTTTTCTTCTTGAGATGTAGGTTTAGCCTTTGTTACTACTTCTAAATCTTCATATAATTTATTATTTGTATCTTGAATTAAAATTCCACCATCAACTTTTATTAATTCTTTTTTATCACTTGGTTTATTTTTGCATTCAATAAGTCTTATATTCTTCTTTTTAGTTAATATTTCTAAAGCAGCTTTTGAAAAACTTGGTGCTATTATAATTTCTAAAAATATCTCATTTAGTAATTTTGCAGTTGCTTCATCTACTTCTCTATTAAAAGCTACTATTCCACCAAAAATAGACACTGGATCTGTTTCATAAGCTTTTTTATA is a genomic window of Fusobacterium nucleatum containing:
- the purD gene encoding phosphoribosylamine--glycine ligase → MKVLIVGSGGREHAIAWKISQNSKVDKIFAASGNAYNKVIKNCENINLKTSDDILNFAIKEKVDLTIVGSEELLVDGIVDKFQENNLTIFGPNKEAAMLEGSKAFAKDFMQKYGVKTAKYQSFIDKEKAIKYLDKISYPVVIKASGLAAGKGVVIAQNRKEAEETLNDMMTNKVFAAAGDTVVIEEFLDGVEISVLSITDSEVIIPFISAKDHKKISEKETGLNTGGMGVIAPNPYYTKTIEEKFIQNILNPTLKGIKAEKMNFVGIIFFGLMVANGEVYLLEYNMRMGDPETQAVLPLMKSDFLNVINSALNKDLKNIKIDWEDKSACCVVMAAGGYPVKYEKGNFISGLEKFDSNKSDNKIFFAGVKEENDKFYTNGGRVLNVVSIKDSLEKAIEEAYKNVKEISFKDNYYRKDIGTLYVPVKY